A DNA window from Candidatus Cloacimonadota bacterium contains the following coding sequences:
- a CDS encoding transglutaminase-like domain-containing protein: protein MLNAKRFALLLVLLACAFAGLAALPPAFTQKGNYELYKTLHSKALDNLGKLDRIHRKEYRRLLADQDDILMAYLLAYESDANLQIARPNDLLSNYLHIRSLLNTRGTNLDPEFYLSYVAKQTVSDERIEAYREALLKDGLRDIMNSSADELDLYRKVSQWCVGRLKFQPTSGRDQSPLDITQKSLLGRCEEMQILFVAAARTVGLPARPASTPWWPHQDNNHAWAEVWLDGAWHYTGDMDAAYWPDQTWFSGLIDKTVLILADGSLPADGDEVLVRGQYDCVINSIRNYAGDRTRSLTIQTLDEQGNALPNTAVGVMVVNWGALRPLIWLKTDAEGKFTLSVGRGAFYLATEQDGKRALELVPSGDSTLVSCDLTLKAGPLADRDDRLIYPSNTFEWKQAPDDWNEGVKREKERWNAVDQSWARIAATRADSLSADFVRAARGNYAEAVEFLRRYPQPYEWFIQDCLAEEWGIMDPKFLWQASADQIEAVYHAYLYFELEDFGTSDLAALVFPNVRYEELPQPVDFQDGIPSFYPRSFLQKGYTKLERLNRAARWLKRNYKLNPDKALSGLTPLHVTLGRKYLNNAQYKQMAVNLARANGIPAAYTYRANLINVVYDNGESGYYDLEACAPETDPDEQEAFMNLKVLVSDESGAPLGSNERAVLILSDLREGDYAWLEGYSGEDKGNGVHSFRAPKGEFYLSASYRISDSQTAFQTRHLDLSQADSLTVEIFLKDYPRGWNNGVYYLITDLLTEADTTGCGIFLIGNHDQENSVRLAEKLRSLGQKFLWVGYEPAPQPMENYVVSDLWAQWVAEDQRNRVRTITLTLKNGKWDSYEGIWDHLPE, encoded by the coding sequence ATGTTGAACGCCAAGCGTTTCGCCCTGCTCTTAGTTTTGCTGGCCTGCGCCTTTGCCGGCCTCGCCGCCCTGCCCCCGGCCTTTACCCAAAAGGGAAATTACGAACTTTATAAGACTCTGCACTCCAAAGCCTTGGATAACCTGGGCAAGCTGGACCGGATCCACCGGAAGGAATACCGGCGCCTGCTGGCGGACCAGGATGACATTCTGATGGCCTATCTGCTTGCCTACGAAAGCGATGCCAATCTCCAGATCGCCCGCCCGAACGATCTCCTCTCGAACTATCTGCACATCCGCAGCCTCCTCAACACCCGCGGGACCAACCTGGACCCGGAGTTTTACCTCTCCTACGTGGCCAAACAGACAGTTTCCGACGAACGCATCGAGGCCTACCGCGAAGCTTTGCTGAAGGACGGACTGCGAGATATAATGAACAGCAGCGCCGATGAGCTTGACCTGTACAGAAAAGTAAGCCAGTGGTGCGTGGGCCGCCTCAAATTCCAGCCCACTTCCGGACGCGACCAAAGCCCTTTGGACATCACCCAAAAAAGCCTGCTGGGGCGCTGCGAGGAGATGCAGATCCTGTTCGTGGCCGCCGCCAGAACGGTGGGATTGCCCGCGCGGCCTGCTTCCACGCCCTGGTGGCCGCATCAGGACAACAACCACGCCTGGGCTGAAGTCTGGCTGGACGGCGCCTGGCACTACACCGGCGACATGGATGCCGCCTATTGGCCCGACCAGACCTGGTTCAGCGGCCTCATCGACAAGACCGTGTTGATCCTCGCCGACGGCTCCCTGCCCGCGGATGGCGATGAAGTCCTGGTCCGCGGCCAATACGATTGCGTGATCAATTCCATCCGCAACTACGCTGGGGACAGGACCCGCTCACTCACCATCCAAACCCTTGATGAACAAGGCAATGCGCTTCCGAATACCGCCGTCGGCGTGATGGTGGTGAACTGGGGCGCCCTACGTCCGCTGATCTGGCTCAAGACGGATGCCGAAGGCAAATTTACCCTCTCCGTGGGCCGCGGCGCCTTTTACCTGGCCACCGAGCAAGACGGGAAAAGGGCCCTGGAACTGGTCCCCTCCGGTGACAGCACCCTGGTCAGCTGCGACCTGACCCTGAAAGCCGGGCCGCTGGCCGACCGCGACGACCGGCTGATCTATCCCTCCAACACTTTCGAGTGGAAACAGGCTCCGGATGACTGGAACGAAGGCGTGAAGCGGGAAAAGGAACGCTGGAACGCCGTGGATCAAAGCTGGGCCAGGATCGCCGCCACCCGGGCCGATTCGCTATCAGCCGATTTCGTCCGGGCCGCCCGGGGCAATTATGCTGAAGCGGTGGAATTTTTGCGCCGCTATCCCCAACCCTACGAATGGTTTATCCAGGATTGTCTGGCGGAGGAATGGGGCATCATGGACCCCAAGTTCCTCTGGCAGGCCAGCGCCGACCAGATCGAGGCTGTCTATCACGCCTACCTCTACTTTGAACTGGAGGATTTCGGCACCAGTGACCTCGCCGCGCTGGTCTTTCCCAATGTCCGCTATGAAGAATTGCCCCAGCCGGTTGATTTCCAGGACGGGATCCCCAGCTTCTATCCCCGCTCCTTTTTGCAGAAAGGCTACACCAAGCTGGAACGGCTTAACCGGGCCGCGCGCTGGCTGAAGCGGAACTACAAGCTAAACCCCGACAAGGCATTGAGCGGATTGACCCCGCTCCACGTCACCCTGGGCCGAAAGTACCTCAATAACGCTCAGTACAAGCAGATGGCCGTCAATCTGGCCCGCGCCAACGGAATTCCCGCCGCTTATACCTACCGTGCCAACCTCATCAACGTTGTTTACGACAACGGTGAAAGCGGCTACTACGATCTGGAAGCCTGTGCCCCGGAGACGGATCCCGATGAGCAGGAGGCTTTTATGAACCTGAAGGTGCTCGTTTCCGACGAATCCGGCGCGCCCTTGGGATCGAACGAAAGGGCCGTGCTCATCCTTTCCGATCTCCGCGAGGGTGACTATGCCTGGCTGGAGGGTTATTCCGGAGAGGACAAAGGCAACGGGGTCCACAGTTTCCGGGCGCCCAAGGGTGAATTTTACCTATCCGCCAGTTACCGTATCTCGGACAGCCAGACCGCTTTCCAGACCAGGCATCTGGACCTCTCCCAAGCCGACAGCCTCACGGTGGAGATCTTCCTGAAAGACTATCCCCGCGGCTGGAACAACGGCGTCTATTACCTGATCACGGACCTCCTGACCGAGGCGGATACCACCGGCTGCGGCATCTTCCTGATCGGCAACCACGACCAGGAAAACAGCGTCCGCCTGGCCGAAAAACTGCGCTCCCTGGGCCAGAAGTTTCTCTGGGTGGGTTACGAGCCGGCTCCGCAACCCATGGAAAACTATGTGGTTAGTGATCTC
- a CDS encoding RNA methyltransferase — protein sequence MIHVILVEPVYEGNVGAVARIMHNFGFAGLRIVGSVPSKNDFYLAMHSEHLLEEALVFPSLAEAITGLDRVIAFSRRLGKLKPADLDPPQMAAYCGKIPQLEIGLVFGRETFGLTDAEAALCPLRCHIPANPAFPSLNLAQAVTIALWELSRGGGESTRIKAVSGNELDKMKAYMLDVMEATGFFRSHETTNWETFLGKMLTQLNPTKTMLWRFRQMFNRWHVLVTGKGRGYERSRPAGLNEPE from the coding sequence ATGATCCACGTCATCTTGGTGGAGCCGGTCTATGAGGGAAATGTGGGCGCCGTGGCCAGGATCATGCACAATTTTGGTTTCGCGGGGCTGCGGATCGTGGGCAGCGTGCCCAGCAAGAACGATTTTTATCTGGCCATGCATTCCGAACACCTGCTGGAAGAGGCCTTGGTCTTTCCCAGCCTGGCGGAGGCCATCACCGGTCTGGACCGCGTGATCGCCTTTTCCCGCCGCCTGGGCAAGCTCAAGCCGGCGGACCTCGATCCGCCTCAAATGGCCGCTTACTGCGGCAAAATCCCCCAATTGGAGATCGGCCTGGTCTTCGGCCGCGAAACTTTTGGCCTCACCGATGCCGAAGCCGCCCTCTGTCCTCTCCGCTGCCACATTCCGGCGAACCCGGCTTTCCCCTCCCTAAACCTTGCCCAGGCCGTCACCATCGCCCTCTGGGAACTCAGCCGCGGGGGTGGTGAAAGCACCCGGATCAAGGCCGTGAGCGGAAATGAACTTGACAAAATGAAGGCCTACATGCTTGACGTCATGGAGGCCACCGGATTCTTTCGCAGCCACGAGACCACGAACTGGGAGACCTTCCTTGGCAAGATGCTCACCCAGCTGAATCCGACCAAAACGATGCTCTGGCGTTTCCGCCAGATGTTCAACCGCTGGCACGTGCTTGTCACTGGCAAAGGCAGGGGCTACGAACGCTCCCGCCCGGCCGGTTTGAACGAGCCTGAATAA
- the groL gene encoding chaperonin GroEL (60 kDa chaperone family; promotes refolding of misfolded polypeptides especially under stressful conditions; forms two stacked rings of heptamers to form a barrel-shaped 14mer; ends can be capped by GroES; misfolded proteins enter the barrel where they are refolded when GroES binds), with translation MAKQMLYSHEARTSLKKGVDQLADAVKVTLGPRGRNVVLDKKYGSPTITNDGVTIAKEIELEGEFENMGAQLCKEVAEKTHDVAGDGTTTATILAQAIIEEGLKHVTAGVNPMYLKRGLEKATKVVVDKIHEYSKEIKSNAEIAQIASISANNDTEIGKLIAEAMESVGKEGIINIEEAKSIDTGLEKVEGMQFDRGYLSPYFVTNADKMISELEDPFILIHDKKISVLKDLLPILQEVSQQGRPMLIIAEDIEGEALATLVVNKLRGVLNVVAVKAPGFGDRRKAMLEDIAVLTGATVISEEMGRRLDSATMTDLGRAKKIIVEKENTTIREGAGSEEAVAARVKQIKAQIEETTSDYDKEKLQERLAKLSSGVAVIRIGAATETEMKEKKARVDDALHATRAAVEEGIVPGGGVTLIQAAKALKNMKDLSHEEKMAVEILMKALERPAYQIAANAGEEGAVIVEKLKGYNEINMGYNAANGKFEDLLKAGIIDPAKVVRSAVQNAASIAALLLTTECIITDIKEPEPPAPMPNPGMGGMY, from the coding sequence ATGGCAAAACAAATGCTGTATTCACACGAAGCCCGCACTTCCCTGAAGAAGGGCGTTGACCAGCTTGCCGACGCCGTGAAGGTGACCCTTGGTCCGCGTGGCAGAAACGTAGTATTGGACAAGAAATACGGTTCCCCCACGATCACCAACGACGGCGTGACCATCGCCAAGGAGATCGAGCTCGAGGGTGAATTTGAGAACATGGGCGCCCAGCTCTGCAAAGAAGTGGCGGAAAAGACCCACGACGTGGCCGGCGACGGCACCACCACCGCCACCATCCTGGCCCAGGCCATCATCGAGGAAGGCCTCAAGCACGTGACCGCCGGAGTGAATCCGATGTATCTGAAACGCGGTCTGGAAAAGGCCACCAAGGTTGTGGTGGACAAGATCCACGAGTATTCCAAAGAGATCAAAAGCAACGCTGAGATCGCCCAGATCGCTTCCATCTCGGCCAACAACGACACCGAGATCGGCAAATTGATCGCCGAGGCCATGGAATCCGTGGGCAAGGAAGGCATCATCAACATCGAAGAGGCCAAATCCATCGACACCGGCCTGGAGAAAGTGGAAGGCATGCAGTTCGACCGCGGCTACCTTTCCCCCTATTTCGTAACCAACGCGGACAAGATGATCTCCGAACTCGAGGATCCCTTCATCCTCATCCACGACAAAAAGATAAGCGTGCTCAAAGACCTGCTGCCCATCCTGCAGGAAGTTTCCCAGCAGGGACGTCCCATGCTGATCATCGCCGAAGACATCGAGGGCGAGGCCCTGGCCACCCTCGTGGTAAACAAACTCCGCGGCGTGCTTAACGTTGTGGCCGTGAAGGCCCCCGGTTTCGGCGACCGCCGCAAAGCCATGCTGGAAGACATCGCCGTGCTCACCGGCGCCACCGTGATCTCCGAGGAAATGGGACGCCGCCTCGACAGCGCCACCATGACCGATCTTGGCCGTGCCAAGAAGATCATCGTGGAAAAAGAGAACACCACCATCCGCGAAGGCGCTGGCAGCGAAGAGGCTGTGGCCGCCCGCGTGAAGCAGATCAAAGCCCAGATCGAGGAAACCACCTCCGATTACGACAAGGAAAAGCTCCAGGAACGCCTGGCCAAGCTTTCCAGCGGCGTGGCCGTGATCCGCATCGGTGCCGCCACCGAGACCGAGATGAAGGAAAAGAAAGCCCGCGTGGATGACGCTTTGCACGCCACCCGCGCCGCGGTTGAGGAAGGCATCGTGCCCGGCGGCGGGGTCACCCTGATCCAGGCCGCCAAAGCCCTCAAAAACATGAAAGACCTCTCCCACGAAGAGAAAATGGCCGTCGAGATCCTGATGAAAGCCCTGGAACGCCCCGCTTACCAGATCGCCGCGAACGCCGGCGAAGAAGGCGCTGTGATCGTGGAAAAACTGAAAGGTTACAACGAGATCAACATGGGCTACAACGCCGCCAACGGCAAATTCGAAGACCTGCTCAAAGCCGGCATCATCGATCCCGCCAAGGTTGTGCGCTCAGCCGTGCAAAACGCCGCCTCCATCGCGGCCCTGCTGCTGACCACCGAGTGCATCATCACCGACATCAAGGAACCCGAACCACCCGCTCCGATGCCCAATCCCGGCATGGGCGGAATGTACTAA
- a CDS encoding C25 family cysteine peptidase: protein MPKFFTLATLLCLPLLLAAAELSVSLDLGAFDPAAAELPTGWGVLSAPGFPRLPVKTVNVVLPPQAANLTFSHQFSGLATTTAPPPSLNPPFTDGERVLAAPAAQPGTARVVFRGLGHWGEVAYASFSVIPAIHTGTEWQAWRQLQLGLSWDQPAETSVKALPSVWQSLANKGFDPSDFFANPQDLAKYYRPSPAKNYDYLIVSTPELYTALAPLETYRQGQGLITAFADINTILTSSPGASQGEKLRNYLIAQYNGNPFTYLLLVGDHDTVPVMFLTPEPDGYETVASDFFYSDLSSIVDADSDGRLGEYSSGDGIQDFLCDYTPEVFVGRISTNSAALVSQIATRTVAFEQSNAPWKKKALLPAAWLNYGGEPETIYLQTDGAAFMEIARQTILSDYECTTMYEQTGFLPSYPSDLALDYDLLKTELNTNSYGLLSWSAHGSSGSSSRKVWMNDDNSNGLPDSWEMNWMGMVDRQSFDNLANPDGMIIFAASCYNGMIDSNQQCLAEYALQKKAVAVSGATRTGWYKIGWANPGWGGISSYNYHWLENIANNGMTVGAAQAFANLTHSQYYLFGDPVDAGGIIYPELQNVYTYLLYGDPALGHIGQSNYTNGEILVYEPFHQDGLTIVEALDLAHFNVVYTNKLIPDYDYIHQFEAVFCLFGWGDTAYILSPDSLDYALLNSYLDGGGKLYLEGDVGWDPQDPFWGKFATHAPLDYFAYIEDLATTQAGHAYTWGYDDLADPYTEALMPTNTEAEIFFTTQNLQHPNHTVAILNATDTFSTVASSFALADVNATQPYSSSFRFLLGTILDRLGVIDYLPTDANDPQTPAPTLSARVFPNPFAAGMALRVELPKTSAASLEIYNLRGQKIHTLSYLSLPAGTRELLWDGRDDRGEAVASGLYFWRFSAGKDSLSGKMLKLVD, encoded by the coding sequence GTGCCTAAATTTTTCACCCTCGCCACGCTGCTCTGCCTGCCGCTGCTGCTTGCGGCCGCGGAGCTCTCTGTTTCGCTCGATCTGGGCGCTTTCGATCCCGCCGCCGCGGAACTCCCCACCGGCTGGGGCGTCCTCAGCGCCCCCGGCTTTCCGCGCCTGCCGGTGAAGACGGTCAATGTTGTCCTGCCTCCGCAGGCCGCCAATCTCACTTTCAGCCACCAGTTTTCCGGTTTGGCCACCACCACCGCCCCGCCACCCTCGCTAAATCCGCCCTTCACCGACGGAGAGCGCGTCCTGGCCGCCCCCGCCGCCCAGCCCGGAACTGCGCGCGTTGTTTTCCGGGGCCTTGGCCACTGGGGCGAAGTGGCCTACGCCAGCTTTTCCGTGATCCCGGCCATCCACACCGGAACGGAGTGGCAGGCTTGGCGGCAGCTTCAGCTTGGCCTGAGCTGGGACCAGCCCGCGGAAACCTCTGTCAAGGCGCTGCCTTCGGTTTGGCAAAGCCTTGCCAACAAAGGATTTGACCCCAGCGATTTCTTCGCCAATCCCCAGGACCTGGCCAAGTATTACCGCCCCTCCCCTGCCAAGAATTATGACTATCTGATCGTTTCCACGCCGGAGCTTTACACCGCCCTCGCCCCGCTGGAAACCTACCGCCAGGGCCAGGGCCTGATCACCGCCTTCGCCGACATCAACACCATCCTCACCTCCAGCCCCGGCGCCTCCCAGGGCGAGAAACTGCGCAACTACCTCATCGCCCAGTACAACGGCAATCCCTTCACCTACCTGCTTCTGGTGGGCGACCACGACACCGTGCCGGTGATGTTTCTCACCCCCGAGCCGGACGGCTATGAGACCGTGGCCTCGGATTTTTTCTACAGCGACCTGAGCAGCATCGTGGATGCCGACAGCGACGGCCGCCTGGGCGAATACTCCTCCGGCGACGGGATCCAGGATTTTCTCTGCGACTACACCCCGGAAGTCTTTGTGGGCCGCATTTCCACGAACAGCGCGGCTCTCGTTTCCCAGATCGCCACCCGCACCGTGGCTTTCGAACAGAGCAACGCCCCCTGGAAGAAAAAGGCCCTGCTCCCCGCCGCGTGGCTGAATTACGGCGGCGAACCCGAAACCATCTATCTGCAAACCGACGGCGCCGCCTTCATGGAGATCGCCCGCCAGACCATCCTCAGCGACTACGAATGCACCACGATGTACGAGCAGACAGGCTTCCTGCCTTCCTATCCCTCCGACCTCGCTTTGGATTACGACCTGCTGAAAACCGAGCTCAACACCAACAGCTACGGCCTGCTCAGCTGGAGCGCCCACGGTTCCTCCGGTTCTTCCTCCCGCAAGGTCTGGATGAACGACGACAACAGCAACGGCCTGCCCGACTCCTGGGAAATGAACTGGATGGGCATGGTGGACCGCCAGAGTTTCGACAACCTTGCCAATCCTGACGGGATGATCATTTTTGCCGCCTCCTGCTACAACGGCATGATCGACAGCAACCAGCAGTGCCTGGCCGAGTACGCCCTCCAGAAAAAGGCTGTGGCCGTTTCCGGCGCCACCCGCACAGGCTGGTACAAGATCGGCTGGGCCAATCCCGGCTGGGGCGGGATCAGCTCCTACAACTACCACTGGCTGGAAAACATCGCCAACAACGGGATGACCGTCGGCGCGGCCCAGGCCTTTGCCAACCTCACCCACAGCCAGTATTACCTCTTCGGCGACCCTGTCGATGCCGGCGGGATCATCTACCCGGAGCTGCAAAACGTCTATACTTATCTGCTCTACGGCGATCCGGCTCTCGGCCACATCGGCCAGTCAAACTACACCAACGGCGAGATCCTGGTCTATGAGCCCTTCCACCAGGACGGCCTGACCATCGTGGAAGCCCTCGACCTTGCCCACTTCAACGTGGTTTACACGAACAAGCTCATCCCGGATTACGACTACATCCACCAGTTCGAGGCGGTCTTCTGCCTCTTCGGCTGGGGCGACACGGCCTACATCCTGAGCCCCGATTCGCTGGATTACGCCCTGCTGAATTCCTATCTGGACGGAGGCGGCAAACTCTATCTGGAAGGCGATGTCGGCTGGGACCCCCAGGACCCGTTCTGGGGGAAATTCGCCACTCACGCGCCCCTGGACTACTTTGCCTACATCGAAGACCTCGCCACCACCCAGGCCGGCCACGCCTACACCTGGGGCTATGACGACCTGGCCGATCCCTACACCGAAGCGCTGATGCCCACCAATACTGAAGCTGAGATCTTTTTTACCACCCAAAACCTGCAGCATCCCAACCATACCGTCGCCATCCTGAACGCCACGGACACCTTCTCCACGGTGGCCTCATCCTTTGCCCTGGCCGATGTGAACGCTACTCAACCTTACTCCAGCAGTTTCCGCTTCCTGCTGGGTACCATCCTGGACCGCCTGGGCGTGATCGATTACCTGCCCACGGACGCGAATGATCCCCAGACGCCGGCTCCGACGCTGTCCGCGCGGGTCTTTCCCAATCCCTTCGCCGCCGGGATGGCGCTCCGGGTCGAACTGCCAAAAACTTCCGCGGCCAGCCTGGAGATCTACAACCTTCGGGGCCAGAAGATACACACCCTCAGTTACTTGTCCCTGCCCGCCGGAACCCGTGAACTGCTCTGGGACGGCCGCGACGACCGGGGTGAAGCGGTTGCTTCCGGTCTCTACTTCTGGCGCTTCAGCGCCGGCAAAGATTCCCTCAGCGGAAAAATGCTTAAACTGGTGGATTGA
- a CDS encoding DNA alkylation repair protein yields MTLLTARTELDPRQQEIFSFCEAYFFAHENPALVNKNARYFAEGYDAFGIDEEQLRELRDQLLERFDPSVSELAELAYHLFATGKYEFGSLALMLLKKHRPRLDRGVFDQLKRSLDEVVENWAHSDVIATKLTPVLLELKVVDLADFEPWRVSASKWTRRVAAVTLLFLRGHRPVEQLLQFIQPLMQDGTRPVQQGVGWFLRELWKVHPREVEDFIFANKETAPRLVIQYATEKMNKDKKKRFRRAITKAVKPNKPQHRKDKKPQEDPGA; encoded by the coding sequence ATGACACTTTTAACGGCAAGGACCGAGCTCGATCCCCGGCAGCAGGAGATCTTCAGCTTTTGCGAAGCCTATTTCTTCGCCCATGAAAACCCCGCCCTGGTGAATAAGAACGCCCGCTATTTCGCGGAGGGCTACGACGCTTTTGGAATTGACGAGGAACAGCTCCGCGAGCTCCGCGACCAACTGCTGGAACGCTTTGACCCCAGCGTGTCCGAGCTGGCGGAACTCGCCTACCACCTCTTCGCCACCGGCAAATACGAATTCGGCTCCCTGGCCCTGATGCTGCTGAAAAAACACCGCCCCCGCCTGGACCGCGGCGTCTTCGACCAGCTTAAACGCTCTCTGGATGAAGTGGTGGAGAACTGGGCCCATTCCGATGTGATCGCCACCAAACTCACCCCCGTGCTGCTGGAACTGAAGGTGGTCGATCTCGCCGATTTCGAGCCCTGGCGCGTTTCCGCCAGCAAATGGACCCGCCGCGTGGCCGCCGTCACCCTGCTTTTCCTGCGCGGCCACCGTCCCGTGGAACAGCTGCTTCAGTTCATCCAGCCCCTGATGCAGGATGGCACCCGGCCCGTTCAACAGGGCGTGGGCTGGTTCCTGCGCGAGCTCTGGAAGGTCCATCCCCGCGAGGTGGAGGATTTCATCTTCGCGAACAAGGAAACCGCGCCCCGCCTGGTGATCCAGTACGCCACGGAAAAGATGAACAAGGACAAAAAGAAGCGCTTCCGCCGCGCCATCACCAAGGCCGTGAAACCGAACAAGCCTCAACACCGCAAGGACAAAAAACCCCAGGAGGATCCCGGTGCCTAA
- a CDS encoding ribonuclease HIII: MDKHLESALAQLLPELARHGISVASRRELAYGLQLRLERDGQAATLNIYWSLKKGISQVLAGKPNSLQADLEKLLNRGAPASVGDFHTWERWIGSDECGKGDYFGALVVAAFALDAEKVDEIRSLGVLDSKKLTDLQVKGIAHSLYERFSDRIACVVIKPLRYNEIMADRQSRGENLNDLLAWQHGAAIMELLGRVPLVRGVLVDQFSLHKKVSKFLKTKEIGIPVEERPKAESDPAVAAASVIARYQFLQSRQAMDRHYKMSFPLGSGKNVLPPAQAFADKYGWNRLAEVAKLHFVTSRGVRVRDIFDPPADK; the protein is encoded by the coding sequence ATGGACAAACACTTGGAATCCGCTCTCGCGCAGTTGCTGCCGGAGCTTGCCCGGCACGGGATCAGCGTGGCCAGCCGGAGGGAACTCGCTTACGGGCTGCAGTTGCGGCTGGAGCGCGACGGCCAGGCCGCCACCCTGAACATCTATTGGTCCCTCAAAAAAGGGATCAGCCAGGTACTGGCGGGCAAGCCCAACAGTTTGCAGGCCGATCTGGAAAAACTTCTGAACCGGGGCGCGCCGGCGTCGGTGGGCGATTTCCACACCTGGGAGCGCTGGATCGGCTCGGACGAATGCGGCAAGGGCGATTATTTCGGGGCGCTGGTGGTGGCGGCCTTCGCCCTGGATGCCGAGAAGGTTGACGAGATCCGCTCCCTGGGCGTGCTGGATTCCAAGAAGCTCACGGACCTCCAGGTGAAGGGCATCGCCCACAGCCTCTACGAACGCTTCAGCGACCGCATCGCCTGCGTCGTGATCAAGCCCCTGCGCTACAACGAGATCATGGCCGACAGGCAGAGCCGGGGGGAAAACCTTAACGACCTCCTCGCCTGGCAGCACGGCGCCGCGATCATGGAATTGCTGGGCCGGGTCCCGCTGGTGCGGGGCGTGTTGGTGGACCAGTTCAGCCTGCACAAGAAGGTGAGCAAATTTCTCAAAACGAAAGAGATCGGCATTCCCGTGGAGGAACGGCCCAAGGCCGAGTCCGATCCCGCCGTGGCCGCCGCTTCCGTGATCGCCCGCTACCAGTTTTTACAGAGCCGCCAAGCCATGGACCGCCATTACAAGATGAGTTTTCCCCTCGGCAGCGGCAAAAACGTGCTTCCGCCCGCCCAGGCCTTTGCCGACAAATATGGCTGGAACCGCCTTGCCGAGGTGGCCAAGCTGCATTTCGTCACCAGCCGCGGCGTCCGCGTCCGCGACATTTTCGACCCTCCCGCGGACAAATAG